One Aegilops tauschii subsp. strangulata cultivar AL8/78 chromosome 7, Aet v6.0, whole genome shotgun sequence genomic window carries:
- the LOC109785850 gene encoding uncharacterized protein, which translates to MEQDAPPVPSHQAQDDGAVDGWARDGTEPPLPYGAPAECPEAADPPPLLGYVSSVARARPSTSAAVGGALRRHAPATLHPQESHMDWGYVPRFGFKGAIFEHLYINYRGSQVDMDRTMIKCILVL; encoded by the exons ATGGAGCAGGACGCGCCGCCCGTCCCCTCGCACCAGGCCCAGGACGACGGCGCCGTGGACGGCTGGGCGCGTGACGGCACGGAGCCCCCCCTCCCTTATGGCGCCCCGGCAGAGTGCCCCGAGGCCGCAGATCCTCCTCCCCTCCTCGGCTACGTCTCCTCGGTCGCTCGTGCGCGACCCTCAACTTCT GCAGCGGTGGGAGGAGCCCTACGACGACATGCTCCGGCGACCCTGCATCCGCAAGAAAG CCACATGGATTGGGGATATGTACCTCGGTTTGGGTTTAAAGGGGCAATCTTTGAGCATTTGTATATCAACTATCGAGGATCTCAAGTTGACATGGACCGCACTATGATCAAGTGCATTCTGGTGCTATGA